In the Haloferula helveola genome, one interval contains:
- the radC gene encoding RadC family protein, whose amino-acid sequence MMIRDLPDRERPREKLAHRGAASLDNAELLALFLRTGTKGKSAIEVGREILNHFGSLHALGSAGIDALVRCPGLGLAKACQLAAAFELGARAAREQTGLKPLDSPERIHKCFGPQLAWLGDEKLVVALVNSRLQHLATVEISSGTLTETTAHPREVLRPAILQKAYGFALLHNHPSGDPSPSSADIRFTRSIAEAAKLMEIRLIDHVIIGRPSPGRDPYFSFREGGILG is encoded by the coding sequence ATGATGATCCGGGATCTGCCCGACCGTGAACGCCCTCGCGAGAAGCTCGCCCACCGCGGCGCGGCCAGCCTCGACAACGCCGAACTGCTCGCCCTTTTCCTGCGGACCGGAACGAAGGGCAAGAGCGCGATCGAGGTCGGGCGCGAGATCCTGAACCACTTCGGCTCCCTCCATGCCTTGGGCTCGGCCGGCATCGATGCCCTCGTCCGCTGCCCGGGTCTTGGTCTCGCCAAAGCCTGCCAACTGGCAGCCGCCTTTGAACTCGGCGCCCGCGCCGCCCGCGAGCAGACGGGGCTCAAGCCTCTCGACTCGCCGGAACGGATCCACAAGTGCTTTGGTCCCCAACTGGCATGGCTGGGAGACGAGAAGCTGGTCGTGGCACTCGTGAACAGCCGACTCCAGCACCTTGCCACTGTCGAAATCAGCTCCGGAACCCTCACCGAAACCACCGCCCACCCCCGGGAGGTCCTGAGGCCGGCAATTTTACAAAAAGCCTACGGTTTCGCCCTGCTGCATAACCATCCCTCAGGGGATCCCTCTCCAAGCTCGGCGGACATCCGATTCACCCGAAGCATCGCCGAGGCCGCGAAACTCATGGAAATCCGGCTGATCGACCATGTGATCATCGGCCGACCGTCCCCCGGCCGGGACCCATACTTCTCCTTCCGAGAGGGCGGAATTCTTGGATAA
- a CDS encoding ABC transporter permease has protein sequence MATDYQKSLEDQIKGSSLWQDAWARLRRNRAAVVSAYVLATIVLCCIILPFITPIVQDPNLQELSNKNAGPSGEHWFGTDHLGRDIFSRVLYGGRISMLVGLVTTAVSVTIGVVWGAVAGFSGGRTDDIMMRTVDILYALPFLVIVILLGKVIAEHTSELTDNVVAFIAGEDAEMKRQLAVRTWVEPITTLVPLFIAIGALSWLNVSRIVRAQVQSIASQEFVEAAQSLGIPRFKILFKHILPNALGPIIVYTTLTIPGIMLFEATLSFLGLGVKPPNSSWGILIAEGADRMSANFPLLFFPSLFFAATLFALNFLGDGLRDALDPKSSKD, from the coding sequence GTGGCAACTGATTACCAGAAGTCCCTCGAGGACCAGATCAAGGGGAGCTCCCTGTGGCAGGACGCTTGGGCGAGGCTTCGCAGGAACCGCGCTGCGGTCGTATCCGCCTACGTGCTGGCGACCATCGTGCTCTGCTGCATCATCCTGCCTTTCATCACGCCGATCGTTCAGGACCCGAACCTTCAGGAACTCTCGAACAAGAATGCCGGACCCTCGGGCGAGCATTGGTTCGGCACCGATCACCTCGGACGGGACATCTTCTCCCGCGTTCTCTACGGGGGGCGGATCTCGATGCTCGTCGGCCTGGTCACCACCGCGGTCTCGGTCACCATCGGCGTCGTGTGGGGCGCCGTGGCAGGATTCTCCGGCGGCAGGACCGACGACATCATGATGCGGACCGTCGACATTCTCTACGCGCTCCCCTTCCTCGTGATCGTGATCCTGCTTGGAAAGGTGATCGCCGAGCACACATCGGAACTCACCGACAACGTCGTTGCCTTCATCGCCGGTGAAGATGCCGAAATGAAACGGCAACTCGCGGTGAGGACGTGGGTGGAGCCGATCACGACACTCGTTCCGTTGTTCATCGCGATCGGCGCGCTCTCATGGCTCAACGTGTCGCGGATCGTCCGCGCGCAGGTCCAGAGCATCGCCAGCCAGGAGTTTGTCGAGGCGGCCCAGTCATTGGGCATTCCGCGCTTCAAGATCCTCTTCAAGCACATCCTGCCGAACGCGCTTGGTCCGATCATCGTCTACACGACCCTGACGATTCCGGGCATCATGCTTTTCGAGGCCACCCTTTCTTTCCTCGGTCTGGGCGTGAAACCACCGAACAGTTCGTGGGGCATCCTCATCGCGGAAGGAGCCGACCGGATGAGCGCGAACTTCCCGCTCCTTTTCTTCCCGTCGCTGTTCTTCGCGGCCACCCTGTTCGCCCTCAACTTCCTCGGCGACGGCCTGCGCGACGCGCTCGACCCGAAGTCGTCCAAAGACTGA
- a CDS encoding ABC transporter permease → MIRYCLRRLGQGVLVLFVLLTITFFLVKALPGGPFDKGERAIPEHSRERMEAYYGLDKPLVTQYFLRIKNLASGNLGVSLRLEGREVSEIIGQAFPISFQLGCVAMLTALAIGVPLGVIAAWKKNSAIDYGAMGIAMIGICVPSFVIGPVLADFFGRRLELLPSIGWSFTDPRHWILPAFTLGLIYAAYLSRLTRAGMLEILSQDYIRTARAKGVSEKNILIRHCLRGGLIPAAAYIGPAFAGIVSGSLVIEAVFAIPGLGTHFIKAIENEDEPVLTSIVLLFGVLIILAIFASDVLGAWLNPKIRRGN, encoded by the coding sequence ATGATCCGTTACTGTTTACGTCGGCTCGGTCAGGGCGTCCTCGTCCTGTTCGTCCTCCTGACGATCACGTTCTTCCTCGTCAAGGCCCTCCCGGGCGGACCCTTCGACAAAGGCGAACGGGCGATTCCCGAACACTCGCGGGAACGTATGGAAGCCTACTACGGTCTCGATAAGCCACTGGTGACCCAGTACTTCCTGCGGATCAAGAACCTCGCCTCGGGAAACCTCGGCGTGAGCCTGCGGCTGGAGGGCCGTGAGGTCAGCGAGATCATCGGGCAGGCCTTCCCCATTTCCTTCCAACTCGGATGTGTTGCCATGCTGACCGCCCTCGCGATCGGTGTGCCGCTCGGCGTGATCGCGGCATGGAAGAAGAATTCCGCCATCGACTACGGTGCCATGGGCATCGCGATGATCGGCATCTGCGTGCCGTCCTTCGTGATCGGACCGGTGCTCGCCGACTTCTTCGGACGGCGTCTCGAACTTCTGCCTTCGATCGGCTGGAGCTTCACCGACCCCCGGCACTGGATCCTGCCCGCCTTCACCCTCGGACTGATCTATGCCGCTTACCTCTCCCGGCTAACCCGCGCCGGCATGCTCGAGATCCTCTCCCAGGACTACATCCGGACCGCCCGCGCGAAGGGCGTCTCGGAAAAAAACATCCTGATCCGCCACTGTCTGCGGGGAGGCCTCATTCCCGCGGCCGCCTACATCGGCCCGGCCTTCGCGGGGATTGTCTCGGGATCACTGGTGATCGAGGCTGTCTTCGCCATCCCGGGCCTAGGCACCCACTTCATCAAGGCCATCGAGAACGAGGACGAACCGGTGCTCACCAGCATCGTCCTGCTCTTCGGAGTCCTTATTATCCTCGCCATTTTCGCCAGCGACGTGCTCGGCGCCTGGCTCAATCCGAAGATCCGCCGTGGCAACTGA
- a CDS encoding PKD domain-containing protein, with protein MKPATHLILGASLLAISALWVTQRPASESDEPSKNEAKPANRQSANPSDEASGHSCDGSCNHASGPVSLRRVQTPARTGWQTADPGEWVDLGFALEGMTQARVISRKAFDDGRITMSLELPNGESLFISRIGDEWEGRMLPRDPGNGWILRGKGNEVELVELPFSSMICASTDPQGNEFGGLLAAPAPDPEEGEIGPPAQAVVAPPMNSLPGANGVIYLDFDGENVTGTFWNSYSGIDPIVAPESGLTLSDIDLIWERVSEDYRPFNVNVTTDRSVYDSYPVNRRTMVIFSPYKDWYSTNPAVGGVASTDIFGSSFSDTPAWVFTAAQSYIASNCHEAASHEAGHVLGLHHDGNSSTAYYEGHGSGLTTWAPIMGLAYTRIVSQWSKGEYAGANNAEDDLAIITKTYNGLGYRDDDYGNDIGSASPMTTSGTDSAACSGIIERNTDADVFSFSTAGGSIFLYADNNPEDPNLDIRMRLLDAAGAQIIDSNASFEMEASISTTLAPGTYFIEISGAGAYDPSTGYSDYGSLGSYSVSGTVPLPMELTAEITSPSSAQVSLPEGTGLVLEAAGTSGTLSWQTVAAPAGGIVDYSSPSAGSTHVTFSTHGIYQIQLTATSGPDVETDTIEISVDESGAVPLYAAQAAGVDLGPDGNVYGKQIALNPTISDDGLPAAPSYEWTVLSGDGLISSGTAANPTLTFPTAATTRLRLTVNDGDHRTFDEIELTAVFEDLTFIAGAASATVTNSTSGVFDLAWKTPGFNDTAWTPGSLGTGFDVNKGNGNQPYLALIGSNLNLATSMKDNSVGCLIRVPFEITDPAAVLLMDLRINYDDGFIAYINGHEVARANVPNGPPAWNTAASSDRPDPSAMTPSVFQLPIAPDMFVEGTNILAIYGANWSIDSRDDKEFLISATLDGTVTTFPEPPSSPFLTAVSGIADPAMRTEEADADGDGRSNFYEHGAGTALDSADASYPMVGPADPSNFRITLPASPPSDVVYRIEHNNDLGGSWDVIAQRTGAGPWSGAAPASVTPVPGNREAFEFATPAGNRGFFRLRMELATP; from the coding sequence ATGAAACCAGCCACTCATCTCATCCTCGGCGCGAGCCTGCTCGCGATTTCCGCCCTCTGGGTCACCCAACGACCGGCTTCCGAATCAGACGAACCCAGCAAGAACGAGGCAAAGCCAGCAAACCGGCAGTCGGCCAATCCCTCGGATGAGGCTTCCGGTCACAGCTGTGATGGCTCATGCAACCATGCTTCCGGCCCGGTTTCACTCCGCCGGGTGCAAACTCCCGCCCGAACAGGGTGGCAGACCGCCGACCCGGGTGAGTGGGTCGATTTGGGCTTCGCTCTCGAAGGCATGACCCAAGCCCGGGTGATCAGCCGCAAGGCATTCGATGACGGACGAATCACGATGTCGCTCGAACTGCCCAACGGCGAAAGCCTCTTCATCAGCAGGATCGGAGATGAATGGGAGGGCCGCATGCTCCCCCGCGATCCGGGCAACGGCTGGATTCTCCGGGGCAAGGGCAACGAAGTGGAACTGGTCGAATTGCCCTTCAGCTCGATGATCTGCGCATCGACCGACCCTCAAGGCAACGAATTCGGCGGACTCCTCGCCGCTCCGGCGCCAGACCCGGAAGAGGGTGAGATCGGTCCTCCGGCCCAAGCCGTGGTGGCTCCGCCGATGAACAGCCTCCCCGGCGCCAACGGCGTCATCTATCTCGACTTCGACGGCGAGAACGTCACCGGCACGTTCTGGAACTCCTACAGCGGGATCGATCCGATCGTCGCCCCGGAGTCCGGTCTCACCCTGAGCGACATCGACCTGATCTGGGAACGGGTCTCCGAGGACTACAGGCCGTTCAACGTCAACGTCACGACCGACCGCAGCGTCTACGACAGCTATCCGGTCAACCGGCGGACGATGGTGATCTTCTCGCCCTACAAGGACTGGTACAGCACCAATCCGGCCGTCGGCGGCGTGGCCAGCACCGACATCTTCGGCAGCAGTTTCAGCGACACCCCGGCGTGGGTCTTCACCGCCGCGCAATCCTACATCGCGTCGAATTGCCACGAAGCCGCCTCCCACGAGGCCGGGCACGTGCTCGGACTGCATCACGACGGCAACAGCAGCACCGCTTACTACGAGGGTCATGGTAGTGGGCTGACCACTTGGGCACCCATCATGGGCCTCGCCTACACCCGGATCGTCAGCCAGTGGAGCAAGGGCGAGTATGCCGGCGCCAACAACGCCGAAGACGACCTCGCCATCATCACCAAGACCTACAACGGACTCGGCTATCGCGACGACGACTACGGTAACGATATCGGCAGTGCCTCCCCGATGACCACGTCCGGCACCGATTCGGCCGCCTGCAGCGGCATCATCGAGCGCAACACCGACGCCGACGTCTTCAGCTTCAGCACGGCTGGAGGAAGCATCTTCCTTTACGCCGACAACAATCCGGAAGATCCGAACCTCGACATCCGCATGCGCCTCCTCGACGCGGCCGGAGCCCAGATCATCGATTCGAATGCTTCGTTCGAAATGGAGGCCAGCATCTCGACCACGCTGGCACCGGGCACCTACTTCATCGAGATCAGCGGTGCGGGAGCCTACGACCCGTCCACCGGCTACAGCGACTACGGCAGCCTCGGATCCTACTCGGTGAGCGGAACGGTGCCTCTCCCGATGGAACTGACCGCCGAGATCACTTCCCCCTCCTCCGCCCAAGTCAGCCTTCCCGAAGGCACCGGGTTGGTCCTCGAAGCGGCAGGAACCTCGGGGACGTTGTCATGGCAAACCGTCGCCGCACCCGCGGGAGGGATCGTCGACTACTCGTCGCCATCGGCCGGCTCGACCCACGTCACTTTCTCGACGCACGGCATCTATCAGATCCAGCTGACAGCGACTTCCGGTCCCGACGTGGAAACCGACACTATCGAGATCTCGGTCGATGAATCGGGCGCAGTACCGCTCTATGCTGCCCAAGCCGCGGGCGTCGACCTCGGCCCCGACGGCAATGTCTACGGAAAGCAGATTGCCCTCAACCCGACGATCTCCGACGACGGACTCCCCGCCGCGCCCAGCTACGAATGGACCGTCCTCTCGGGTGACGGGCTGATTTCTTCCGGCACTGCAGCCAACCCCACCCTCACTTTCCCAACAGCGGCCACGACCCGCCTCCGCCTCACCGTGAATGACGGCGACCACCGCACCTTCGATGAGATCGAACTGACCGCGGTGTTCGAGGATCTGACCTTCATCGCCGGCGCCGCGTCCGCCACCGTGACCAACTCTACGAGTGGAGTTTTCGACCTCGCCTGGAAGACTCCCGGATTCAACGACACGGCGTGGACGCCAGGCTCGCTCGGCACCGGCTTCGACGTCAACAAGGGCAATGGCAACCAGCCTTATCTCGCCCTGATCGGCTCGAACCTGAATCTGGCCACCAGCATGAAGGACAACTCGGTCGGGTGCCTCATCCGCGTACCTTTCGAAATCACCGACCCGGCCGCGGTTCTCTTGATGGATCTGCGGATCAACTACGACGACGGCTTTATTGCCTACATCAATGGCCACGAGGTTGCGCGGGCGAACGTCCCCAACGGTCCGCCGGCATGGAACACCGCCGCCTCGTCGGACCGGCCGGACCCATCCGCCATGACGCCCTCGGTCTTCCAGCTTCCGATCGCTCCGGACATGTTCGTGGAAGGCACCAACATCCTCGCGATCTACGGAGCCAACTGGTCGATCGACAGCCGCGACGACAAGGAGTTCCTCATCTCGGCGACACTCGATGGCACCGTCACCACCTTTCCCGAACCTCCGTCCTCTCCCTTCCTGACCGCAGTCTCGGGCATCGCCGATCCCGCCATGCGAACCGAGGAAGCGGATGCCGACGGAGATGGCCGCAGCAACTTCTACGAGCACGGTGCCGGCACCGCTCTGGATTCAGCCGACGCCAGCTACCCGATGGTCGGTCCGGCCGATCCCTCAAACTTCCGGATCACACTTCCCGCGAGCCCTCCCTCCGATGTGGTCTACCGGATCGAGCACAACAACGATCTCGGAGGTTCCTGGGACGTGATCGCCCAGCGGACGGGCGCCGGACCATGGTCGGGCGCAGCGCCTGCAAGCGTGACCCCGGTCCCCGGGAATCGGGAAGCGTTCGAGTTCGCAACACCCGCCGGAAACCGCGGATTCTTCCGCCTCCGGATGGAGCTTGCGACTCCCTGA
- a CDS encoding peptide ABC transporter substrate-binding protein: MPHRLLNALLSAAFLVVASCNKETAVDKANRDGILLMGNSAEPKSLDHQLVTGVPESKIIGALFEGLAGDHPSEDDTMLPGAAASWTHNEGLTEWAFELQPEGRWSDGEDVKASDFVFAYRRLLTPEFAAPYVDMLFPIEHAEEFNKDMRGEILFRISPTPELPWEDCSDVNFHGDGSVDIEDIKDKDWDDLTAEERRLYVRAKGLDPLTKEKLEWIAEDTDDRFVWPDGFGKQSVVMDRMLEFAGKDLWDMAKVGVTAPAKRTLSVKLKEPVPYLPALSRHYTWFPVPEHVVTRFGKLSDRFTDWSDLGNLVGNGPFQLKEWRYHDVIEVEQNPHYWDAGNVGLKGIRFFPIENPFTEARAFMSGQLHSMYSLPTDLIEWSKKNHPQYFRQEPYVATTFIRINNTRPGLSDPRVRRAMSLCINREEVCKYIQEGYTPANSMTPKMGAYEPKTMLSFNPEEGRKLLAEAGYPNGKGFPRYSMLISKPTARAAAEAYQAMWKEHLNIIIDIQSMDWGSYNTAQQNLDFDLSSAGWVGDYLDPTTFLGMWTEGNGNNNTGWGSEEYEALLSDAAKQADPAKRLETLKKAEELLMTEQPILPVSFYARNYLHRPEVKGWHPLLLDNHPYKLLSLEP, from the coding sequence ATGCCCCACCGCCTGCTGAACGCCCTCCTGTCCGCCGCCTTCCTCGTCGTGGCGTCCTGCAACAAGGAGACTGCGGTGGACAAGGCCAACCGCGACGGAATTCTCCTCATGGGCAACTCGGCCGAGCCCAAGTCGCTCGACCACCAACTCGTCACCGGAGTCCCGGAGAGCAAGATCATCGGCGCCCTCTTCGAGGGACTCGCGGGCGACCACCCCTCCGAGGACGACACGATGTTGCCCGGCGCCGCGGCATCATGGACCCACAACGAGGGACTCACCGAATGGGCCTTCGAACTCCAACCGGAAGGCAGGTGGTCCGACGGCGAAGACGTCAAGGCGAGCGACTTCGTCTTCGCCTACCGCCGCCTGCTCACCCCGGAATTCGCCGCCCCCTACGTCGACATGCTGTTCCCGATCGAGCATGCCGAGGAGTTCAACAAGGACATGCGCGGCGAGATCCTCTTCCGCATCTCCCCCACACCGGAGCTGCCGTGGGAAGATTGTTCGGATGTCAATTTCCATGGCGACGGCTCGGTCGACATCGAGGACATCAAGGACAAGGACTGGGACGACCTGACCGCCGAGGAGCGCCGGCTCTACGTCCGCGCCAAAGGACTCGACCCGCTGACGAAAGAGAAGCTGGAGTGGATTGCCGAGGACACTGACGACCGCTTCGTCTGGCCCGATGGATTCGGGAAGCAGTCGGTCGTGATGGACCGCATGCTCGAGTTCGCCGGCAAGGACCTCTGGGACATGGCCAAAGTCGGCGTGACGGCGCCCGCCAAGCGCACTCTTTCGGTGAAACTCAAGGAACCGGTCCCCTACCTTCCGGCACTGAGCCGGCACTACACCTGGTTCCCGGTTCCCGAGCACGTGGTAACCCGCTTCGGCAAGCTCTCCGACCGCTTCACCGACTGGTCCGATCTTGGAAACCTCGTCGGCAATGGTCCGTTCCAACTCAAGGAATGGCGATACCACGACGTGATCGAGGTCGAACAGAATCCGCATTACTGGGACGCCGGCAATGTCGGACTCAAGGGCATCCGCTTCTTCCCCATCGAGAATCCCTTCACGGAGGCGCGGGCTTTCATGTCCGGACAACTCCACTCGATGTATTCCCTCCCGACCGACCTCATCGAGTGGTCCAAGAAGAACCATCCGCAGTATTTCAGGCAGGAACCGTACGTCGCGACCACGTTCATCCGGATCAACAACACCCGGCCCGGCCTCTCCGACCCGCGCGTCCGGCGCGCGATGTCGCTGTGCATCAACCGCGAGGAGGTCTGCAAGTACATCCAGGAGGGCTACACTCCGGCCAACTCGATGACGCCGAAGATGGGCGCCTACGAGCCGAAGACGATGCTGTCGTTCAACCCGGAGGAAGGTAGGAAACTGCTCGCCGAGGCCGGCTACCCGAACGGCAAGGGTTTCCCGCGCTACTCGATGCTGATCTCGAAGCCGACCGCCCGCGCCGCCGCCGAGGCCTATCAGGCGATGTGGAAGGAACACCTGAACATCATCATCGACATTCAGAGCATGGACTGGGGTTCCTACAACACCGCCCAGCAGAATCTCGACTTCGACCTGAGCTCCGCCGGTTGGGTCGGCGACTATCTCGACCCGACCACCTTCCTCGGCATGTGGACCGAGGGCAACGGCAACAACAACACCGGCTGGGGCAGCGAGGAATACGAAGCCCTGCTCTCCGATGCGGCCAAGCAGGCCGATCCGGCAAAGCGCCTGGAGACGCTCAAGAAGGCCGAGGAATTGCTGATGACCGAACAACCGATCCTGCCGGTTTCGTTCTACGCGAGGAACTACCTGCACCGCCCGGAGGTGAAGGGATGGCACCCGCTGCTCCTCGACAACCATCCTTACAAGTTGCTGAGTCTCGAACCATGA